From the Lepisosteus oculatus isolate fLepOcu1 chromosome 1, fLepOcu1.hap2, whole genome shotgun sequence genome, one window contains:
- the LOC107077153 gene encoding uncharacterized protein isoform X2: protein MACCVEPVPCRAAPLTKEAGLRGSLVSQHAPALLLFLLGRAVDGRAGCAGVVQIWRNREMKWRRGTQQLAFLWGERECNVPRYYSSAGCPLTGDAVLQPSRCSRGSGFDRKVWNGVCVRTGHEIHSLHCSEGVESVCALGMKFILCAALKQLRISSVHLGTRPVEKLGGSRDQRKQCGMESVCALGMKFILCAALKVWNGVCVRTGHEIHSLRCSEDVRHTKMKNLRCRR, encoded by the exons ATGGCCTGCTGTGTCGAGCCAGTGCCGTGCAGAGCTGCGCCTTTAACGAAGGAGGCCGGGCTCCGGGGCTCGCTAGTTTCCCAGCATGCACCGgcgctcctcctcttcctcctgggCCGCGCGGTGGACGGACGCGCGGGCTGTGCGGGCGTTGTGCAGATTTGGAGAAATCGTGAAATGAAATGGCGCAGAGGGACGCAGCAGCTAGCGTTTCTGTGGGGGGAACGCGAGTGCAATGTCCCGCGTTATTATTCATCAGCTGGATG CCCCCTGACGGGCGATGCTGTCCTCCAGCCATCGCGGTGTAGTCGTGGCTCCGGGTTCGACAGGAAG GTGTGGAATGGAGTCTGTGTGCGCACTGGGCATGAAATTCATTCTCTGCACTGCTCTGAAGGTG TGGAGTCTGTGTGCGCACTGGGCATGAAATTCATTCTCTGCGCTGCTCTGAAG CAACTTCGAATCTCATCTGTCCATCTTGGAACACGTCCCGTGGAGAAATTGGGAGGCTCCAGGGATCAAAGAAAGCA GTGTGGAATGGAGTCTGTGTGCGCACTGGGCATGAAATTCATTCTCTGCGCTGCTCTGAAG GTGTGGAATGGAGTCTGTGTGCGCACTGGGCATGAAATTCATTCTCTGCGCTGCTCTGAAG acgTCAGGCACACGAAGATGAAAAACCTAAGATGCAGGAGATGA
- the LOC107077153 gene encoding uncharacterized protein isoform X3, whose protein sequence is MACCVEPVPCRAAPLTKEAGLRGSLVSQHAPALLLFLLGRAVDGRAGCAGVVQIWRNREMKWRRGTQQLAFLWGERECNVPRYYSSAGCPLTGDAVLQPSRCSRGSGFDRKVWNGVCVRTGHEIHSLHCSEGVESVCALGMKFILCAALKVWNGVCVRTGHEIHSLRCSEATSNLICPSWNTSRGEIGRLQGSKKAVWNGVCVRTGHEIHSLRCSEGVEWSLCAHWA, encoded by the exons ATGGCCTGCTGTGTCGAGCCAGTGCCGTGCAGAGCTGCGCCTTTAACGAAGGAGGCCGGGCTCCGGGGCTCGCTAGTTTCCCAGCATGCACCGgcgctcctcctcttcctcctgggCCGCGCGGTGGACGGACGCGCGGGCTGTGCGGGCGTTGTGCAGATTTGGAGAAATCGTGAAATGAAATGGCGCAGAGGGACGCAGCAGCTAGCGTTTCTGTGGGGGGAACGCGAGTGCAATGTCCCGCGTTATTATTCATCAGCTGGATG CCCCCTGACGGGCGATGCTGTCCTCCAGCCATCGCGGTGTAGTCGTGGCTCCGGGTTCGACAGGAAG GTGTGGAATGGAGTCTGTGTGCGCACTGGGCATGAAATTCATTCTCTGCACTGCTCTGAAG gtgtggagtctgtgtgtgcactgGGCATGAAATTCATTCTCTGCGCTGCTCTGAAG GTGTGGAATGGAGTCTGTGTGCGCACTGGGCATGAAATTCATTCTCTGCGCTGCTCTGAAG CAACTTCGAATCTCATCTGTCCATCTTGGAACACGTCCCGTGGAGAAATTGGGAGGCTCCAGGGATCAAAGAAAGCA GTGTGGAATGGAGTCTGTGTGCGCACTGGGCATGAAATTCATTCTCTGCGCTGCTCTGAAG GTGTGGAATGGAGTCTGTGTGCGCACTGGGCATGA
- the LOC107077153 gene encoding uncharacterized protein isoform X1 yields the protein MACCVEPVPCRAAPLTKEAGLRGSLVSQHAPALLLFLLGRAVDGRAGCAGVVQIWRNREMKWRRGTQQLAFLWGERECNVPRYYSSAGCPLTGDAVLQPSRCSRGSGFDRKVWNGVCVRTGHEIHSLHCSEGVESVCALGMKFILCAALKQLRISSVHLGTRPVEKLGGSRDQRKQCGMESVCALGMKFILCAALKVWNGVCVRTGHEIHSLRCSEADVRHTKMKNLRCRR from the exons ATGGCCTGCTGTGTCGAGCCAGTGCCGTGCAGAGCTGCGCCTTTAACGAAGGAGGCCGGGCTCCGGGGCTCGCTAGTTTCCCAGCATGCACCGgcgctcctcctcttcctcctgggCCGCGCGGTGGACGGACGCGCGGGCTGTGCGGGCGTTGTGCAGATTTGGAGAAATCGTGAAATGAAATGGCGCAGAGGGACGCAGCAGCTAGCGTTTCTGTGGGGGGAACGCGAGTGCAATGTCCCGCGTTATTATTCATCAGCTGGATG CCCCCTGACGGGCGATGCTGTCCTCCAGCCATCGCGGTGTAGTCGTGGCTCCGGGTTCGACAGGAAG GTGTGGAATGGAGTCTGTGTGCGCACTGGGCATGAAATTCATTCTCTGCACTGCTCTGAAGGTG TGGAGTCTGTGTGCGCACTGGGCATGAAATTCATTCTCTGCGCTGCTCTGAAG CAACTTCGAATCTCATCTGTCCATCTTGGAACACGTCCCGTGGAGAAATTGGGAGGCTCCAGGGATCAAAGAAAGCA GTGTGGAATGGAGTCTGTGTGCGCACTGGGCATGAAATTCATTCTCTGCGCTGCTCTGAAG GTGTGGAATGGAGTCTGTGTGCGCACTGGGCATGAAATTCATTCTCTGCGCTGCTCTGAAG cagacgTCAGGCACACGAAGATGAAAAACCTAAGATGCAGGAGATGA